The following are encoded in a window of Paraburkholderia sp. HP33-1 genomic DNA:
- a CDS encoding DUF979 domain-containing protein, with protein sequence MTFSITYLFWLVGVVLLVVGGMIITDRGHPRRFTAGGFWILYALVFLIGDRLPPAVVGVAVIAMALIAGFGGVTAGKPKTLSLEARQASAARLRNKLFIPALTIPVVTVVITLAASHLVFGGVPLIEKANVTLNGFGLGCVIALAITCVITRDTVGQSMKEARRLVDALSWAAVLPQMLGMLGLVFSDAGVGKAVAHVTTSYISLDYRFVAVAVYCIGMALFTMVMGNGFAAFPVMTGGVGVPILVGVFHGNPAVMAAIGMFSGYCGTLMTPMAANFNMVPAALLELPDKNAVIKAQIPTALPLLVINIFLLNFLMFL encoded by the coding sequence ATGACCTTCTCGATCACTTACCTGTTCTGGCTGGTCGGCGTCGTGCTGCTGGTTGTCGGCGGCATGATCATCACGGATCGCGGGCACCCGCGCCGCTTCACCGCGGGCGGCTTCTGGATTCTGTACGCGCTGGTTTTCCTGATCGGCGACCGTCTGCCGCCGGCCGTGGTCGGCGTCGCGGTGATCGCGATGGCGCTGATCGCGGGCTTTGGCGGCGTCACCGCGGGCAAACCGAAGACGCTGTCACTCGAAGCGCGTCAGGCGAGCGCCGCGCGTCTGCGCAACAAGCTCTTCATACCCGCGCTGACGATTCCGGTCGTCACCGTGGTCATCACGCTCGCAGCGAGCCATCTCGTGTTCGGCGGCGTGCCGCTGATCGAGAAGGCCAACGTCACGCTGAACGGCTTCGGTCTTGGCTGCGTGATCGCGCTCGCGATCACCTGCGTGATCACGCGCGACACGGTCGGCCAATCGATGAAGGAGGCGCGCCGCCTCGTCGATGCGTTGTCGTGGGCCGCGGTGCTGCCGCAGATGCTCGGCATGCTCGGCCTCGTGTTCTCGGACGCGGGCGTCGGCAAGGCGGTCGCGCACGTGACCACGTCGTATATCAGTCTCGATTACCGCTTCGTCGCGGTGGCCGTCTACTGCATCGGCATGGCGCTGTTCACGATGGTGATGGGCAACGGCTTCGCCGCGTTTCCGGTGATGACGGGCGGCGTCGGCGTGCCGATCCTCGTCGGCGTGTTCCACGGCAACCCGGCCGTGATGGCGGCGATCGGCATGTTCTCGGGCTACTGCGGCACGCTGATGACGCCGATGGCCGCGAATTTCAACATGGTGCCGGCCGCGCTGCTCGAATTACCGGACAAGAATGCGGTGATCAAGGCGCAGATTCCGACTGCGCTGCCGCTGCTTGTGATCAATATCTTTCTGTTGAATTTTCTGATGTTTTTGTAG
- a CDS encoding TraB/GumN family protein, protein MPDAVAARRLARRLCEGGGSATFTRRCWARALEGAALCGAFSGSFARVLIHALARAVFPVFLAASFSAFFRLACALSVGVAVTGIAHAAGAAANAPGQQVRPVVTVPGTPPRSVTPPPVPGTTASGPVRQQPARMPFYVATRGNITIYVLGTLHVGDPADYPAAQPFRAPILAALAASPTLALELSPDELLVSQDDVSKYGVCKHDCLPGLLPEPLWHKLALRLRGNPAALDAIKKMRPWLASLVVETYDSLSAGLQTEYGTEAQLQNVYLKTRGKIVGLETLAQQMRAFTGLSVAQQREMLAQDLVQTPAQNVEDVRALHRLWQVGDADAIAAWQAAKSEKLARDQRVSNSIDNRIVYERNRRFVSRILQLAAPNKPLFVAIGALHLGGPKGVLQLLRQHGFVVEAG, encoded by the coding sequence ATGCCTGATGCGGTGGCGGCGCGTCGTCTTGCGCGCCGTTTGTGTGAAGGCGGCGGCAGCGCCACCTTCACGCGGCGCTGCTGGGCGCGTGCGCTGGAAGGCGCCGCGCTCTGCGGCGCGTTTTCTGGAAGCTTCGCCCGCGTGTTGATCCATGCGCTCGCGCGCGCCGTTTTCCCCGTCTTTCTTGCCGCGTCTTTTTCCGCTTTTTTTCGCCTGGCCTGCGCGCTGTCGGTTGGCGTGGCCGTAACCGGCATCGCGCACGCGGCCGGCGCGGCGGCCAACGCGCCAGGCCAGCAGGTCCGCCCGGTGGTCACGGTGCCCGGCACGCCACCGCGGTCCGTTACGCCGCCTCCGGTGCCCGGCACCACCGCGAGCGGTCCGGTGCGCCAGCAACCGGCGCGTATGCCTTTCTATGTCGCGACGCGCGGCAATATCACCATCTACGTGCTCGGCACGCTGCATGTCGGCGACCCCGCCGACTATCCGGCGGCACAGCCGTTCCGCGCGCCGATCCTCGCGGCGCTCGCCGCGTCGCCGACGCTCGCGCTCGAACTGTCGCCCGATGAACTGCTGGTGTCGCAGGACGACGTGTCGAAGTACGGCGTGTGCAAGCACGACTGCCTGCCGGGTCTGCTGCCCGAGCCGCTTTGGCACAAGCTCGCGTTGCGGCTGCGCGGCAATCCGGCCGCGCTCGATGCGATCAAGAAGATGCGGCCGTGGCTCGCGTCGCTGGTGGTCGAGACCTACGACTCGCTGTCGGCGGGTCTGCAAACCGAGTACGGCACCGAAGCGCAATTGCAGAACGTGTATCTGAAGACGCGCGGCAAGATCGTCGGACTCGAAACGCTCGCGCAGCAGATGCGCGCGTTCACCGGACTGTCGGTCGCGCAGCAGCGCGAGATGCTCGCGCAAGATCTGGTGCAGACGCCCGCGCAGAATGTCGAGGACGTGCGCGCGCTGCATCGGCTGTGGCAGGTTGGCGATGCCGATGCGATCGCCGCGTGGCAGGCCGCGAAATCGGAGAAGCTCGCGCGCGATCAGCGTGTCTCCAATTCGATCGATAACCGGATCGTCTACGAGCGTAATCGCCGATTCGTCTCACGGATCTTGCAACTGGCCGCGCCGAACAAGCCGCTGTTCGTCGCGATCGGCGCATTGCACCTCGGTGGACCGAAGGGCGTGCTGCAGCTGTTGCGGCAGCACGGCTTCGTGGTTGAGGCGGGGTGA
- a CDS encoding DUF969 domain-containing protein, which produces MQTTVSLWPLIGVAVIIVGFLLRFNPMLIVAVAAIVTGFTAQFPPEKILALIGTGFIKTRNIPLIILLPLAVIGLLERHGLRERAQAWISGIKAATAGRLLIVYLAVRELTAAVGLTGLGGHPQMVRPLIAPMAEGATENRFGKISDAVRFRLRAFSAATDNVGLFFGEDIFVAFGAIVLMTTFLKEAGIVVEPIHVAVWGIPTAISAFIVHGFRLWLLDRRLERELRGTAPGGSSSAAASTPSSATRATGDEA; this is translated from the coding sequence ATGCAGACAACTGTCAGTCTATGGCCGCTCATCGGTGTGGCCGTCATCATCGTCGGCTTTCTGTTGCGCTTCAATCCGATGCTGATCGTGGCCGTCGCCGCGATCGTCACCGGTTTCACCGCACAGTTCCCGCCGGAAAAAATCCTCGCGCTGATCGGCACCGGCTTCATCAAGACGCGCAACATCCCGCTGATCATCCTGCTGCCGCTCGCCGTGATCGGCCTGCTCGAACGACACGGCCTGCGCGAGCGCGCGCAGGCGTGGATCAGCGGCATCAAGGCGGCCACCGCCGGGCGACTGTTGATCGTCTATCTGGCCGTGCGCGAGTTGACCGCCGCGGTCGGCCTGACCGGGCTCGGCGGCCATCCGCAGATGGTGCGTCCGCTGATCGCGCCGATGGCCGAGGGCGCGACCGAGAACCGCTTCGGCAAGATCAGCGACGCGGTGCGCTTCCGGCTGCGCGCGTTCTCCGCCGCGACCGACAACGTCGGCCTCTTTTTCGGCGAGGACATCTTCGTCGCGTTCGGCGCGATCGTGCTGATGACGACTTTCCTGAAGGAAGCGGGCATCGTCGTCGAGCCGATTCACGTGGCGGTGTGGGGCATTCCGACCGCGATCAGCGCGTTCATCGTGCACGGCTTCCGGCTCTGGCTGCTCGACCGCCGGCTCGAACGCGAACTGCGCGGCACCGCGCCGGGCGGCAGTTCGAGCGCGGCCGCATCGACGCCCTCTTCGGCCACGCGCGCTACCGGAGACGAAGCATGA
- a CDS encoding peptide ABC transporter ATP-binding protein has translation MSAVPETRRQSDRTGDHVLVADQLARYYTVKRGMFAHGTVKALNGVSFALERGKTLAVVGESGCGKSTLARQLTMIETPSAGRLLIDGEDVAGASHEKIAALRRRVQMVFQNPFASLNPRKTVEQTLGEPLAINTQMSATERAERIAQMMRTVGLRPEHAKRYPHMFSGGQRQRVAIARAMILDPQIVVADEPVSALDVSIQAQILNLFMDLQDQFKTSYVFISHNLAVVEHIADDVMVMYFGGVAELGDKQRIFSKPRHPYTRALMSATPSIFEADRTIKIKLQGEMPSPLNPPSGCTFHQRCPYAIDRCRSEEPKLREVDGRLVSCHRAEEVGDVDA, from the coding sequence ATGAGCGCAGTACCCGAAACTCGTCGCCAGTCGGATCGTACTGGCGATCACGTGCTCGTCGCCGATCAGCTCGCACGCTACTACACGGTCAAGCGCGGCATGTTCGCGCACGGCACGGTGAAGGCGCTGAACGGCGTGTCGTTCGCGCTCGAACGCGGCAAGACGCTGGCGGTAGTCGGCGAGTCCGGCTGCGGCAAGTCGACGCTCGCGCGTCAGCTGACGATGATCGAAACGCCGAGCGCGGGCCGTCTGCTGATCGACGGCGAGGACGTGGCCGGTGCGAGTCACGAGAAGATCGCGGCGCTCAGGCGGCGCGTGCAGATGGTGTTCCAGAACCCGTTTGCGTCGCTCAATCCGCGCAAGACCGTCGAGCAGACGCTCGGCGAGCCGCTCGCGATCAACACGCAGATGAGCGCGACCGAGCGCGCCGAACGCATCGCGCAGATGATGCGCACGGTCGGCCTGCGGCCCGAGCACGCGAAGCGCTATCCGCACATGTTCTCCGGCGGCCAGCGTCAGCGCGTCGCGATTGCGCGCGCGATGATTCTCGATCCGCAGATCGTCGTCGCCGACGAACCGGTGTCCGCGCTCGACGTGTCGATCCAGGCGCAGATCCTGAACCTGTTCATGGACCTGCAGGATCAGTTCAAGACGAGCTACGTGTTCATCTCGCACAATCTGGCGGTGGTCGAGCATATCGCCGACGACGTGATGGTCATGTACTTTGGCGGCGTCGCGGAGTTGGGCGACAAGCAGCGCATCTTCTCGAAGCCGCGCCATCCGTACACGCGTGCGCTGATGTCGGCGACCCCGTCGATCTTCGAGGCAGACCGCACCATCAAGATCAAGCTGCAAGGTGAAATGCCGTCGCCGCTGAATCCGCCGTCGGGCTGCACGTTCCATCAGCGCTGCCCGTACGCGATCGACCGCTGCCGCAGCGAGGAGCCGAAGCTGCGTGAAGTGGACGGCCGCCTCGTCTCGTGTCACCGCGCCGAAGAGGTGGGGGACGTGGATGCCTGA
- a CDS encoding ABC transporter permease subunit, whose amino-acid sequence MFRFVLRRIGMVIPTFIGITILAFALIHLIPGDPIEVMMGERGVDPAMHAAAMHRLGLDEPLPIQYFHYIVRALHGNLGTSIITNTSVMGEFLARFPATVELSMCAMLFALIVGLPAGVFAALRRGTVIDHGVMGTALTGYSMPIFWWGLILIMVFSVKLGLTPVSGRIAVEYDIPHVTGFMLIDSLMSTDEGAFKSALSHLILPAIVLGTIPLAVVARMTRSSMLEVLREDYIRTARAKGLSPARVIVVHALRNALIPVVTVIGLQVGTLLAGAVLTETLFSWPGIGKWLIDAIGRRDYPVVQGGILLIATLVIVVNLIVDLLYGVLNPRIRHTR is encoded by the coding sequence ATGTTCCGCTTCGTTTTGCGCCGCATCGGCATGGTGATACCGACGTTCATCGGCATCACCATCCTCGCGTTCGCGCTGATTCACCTGATCCCCGGCGACCCCATCGAAGTGATGATGGGCGAGCGCGGCGTCGATCCGGCCATGCATGCGGCCGCGATGCACCGCCTCGGGCTCGACGAGCCCCTGCCAATCCAGTACTTCCACTACATCGTCCGCGCACTGCACGGCAATCTCGGCACTTCGATCATCACCAACACGAGCGTGATGGGCGAATTCCTCGCACGCTTTCCCGCCACGGTCGAACTGTCGATGTGCGCGATGCTGTTCGCGCTGATCGTCGGCCTGCCGGCGGGCGTGTTCGCGGCTTTGAGGCGCGGCACGGTGATCGATCACGGCGTGATGGGCACCGCGCTGACCGGCTACTCGATGCCGATCTTCTGGTGGGGCTTGATCCTCATCATGGTGTTCTCGGTCAAGCTCGGCTTGACGCCGGTGTCGGGCCGCATCGCGGTCGAATACGACATTCCGCACGTGACCGGCTTCATGCTGATCGACTCGCTGATGTCCACCGACGAAGGCGCGTTCAAGTCGGCGCTCAGTCATCTGATCCTGCCCGCGATCGTGCTCGGCACGATTCCGCTCGCGGTCGTCGCGCGCATGACGCGCTCGTCGATGCTCGAAGTTCTGCGCGAGGACTACATCCGCACCGCGCGCGCGAAGGGCCTGTCGCCGGCACGCGTGATCGTCGTGCATGCGCTGCGCAATGCGCTGATTCCGGTCGTCACGGTGATCGGCCTGCAGGTCGGCACGCTGCTTGCGGGCGCGGTGCTGACCGAAACGCTGTTTTCGTGGCCCGGCATCGGCAAGTGGCTGATCGACGCGATCGGCCGGCGCGACTATCCGGTCGTGCAGGGCGGTATCCTGCTGATCGCAACGCTGGTGATCGTCGTGAACCTCATCGTTGATCTTTTGTACGGCGTGCTCAACCCGCGCATTCGCCATACGAGGTAA
- a CDS encoding ABC transporter permease subunit: protein MADIQNTVPQAVTPPSGRAIAAREFWANFSRNRGAVGAGVIVLVLVFIAIFAPLIAPHSPIEQYRDSVKIPPAWLDGGNWKFILGTDEAGRDILSRLMYGARLSFWIGFVSVVLALIPGIVLGLVAAFFEKWADTPIMRIMDVLLALPSLLLAVAVVAIIGPGLINTMLAIAIVALPGYVRLTRASAQGELQKEYVTASRVAGAGTLRLMFSQVLPNCTAPLIVQATLGFSSAILDAAALGFLGLGVQPPSAEWGAMLASARDYIDSAWWIVTMPGLSILISVLAINLLGDGLRDALDPKLKRLA from the coding sequence ATGGCTGACATTCAAAACACCGTCCCCCAGGCGGTCACCCCACCGAGCGGCCGCGCCATCGCGGCGCGCGAATTCTGGGCGAACTTCTCGCGCAACCGCGGCGCAGTCGGCGCGGGCGTCATCGTGCTGGTGCTGGTCTTCATCGCGATCTTCGCGCCGCTGATCGCGCCGCACAGCCCGATCGAGCAGTACCGCGATTCGGTCAAGATCCCGCCCGCGTGGCTCGACGGCGGCAACTGGAAGTTCATTCTCGGCACCGACGAAGCGGGCCGTGACATCCTCTCGCGTCTCATGTACGGCGCGCGGCTGTCGTTCTGGATCGGCTTCGTGTCGGTGGTGCTCGCGCTGATTCCGGGCATCGTGCTCGGCCTAGTCGCCGCGTTCTTCGAGAAATGGGCCGACACGCCGATCATGCGCATCATGGACGTGCTGCTCGCGCTGCCGTCGCTGCTGCTCGCGGTCGCGGTCGTCGCGATCATCGGTCCGGGTCTCATCAATACGATGCTCGCGATCGCGATCGTCGCGCTGCCGGGCTATGTGCGTCTGACGCGCGCGTCCGCGCAGGGCGAGTTGCAAAAGGAGTATGTGACCGCTTCACGCGTCGCGGGTGCGGGCACGTTGCGGCTGATGTTCTCGCAGGTACTGCCGAACTGCACCGCGCCGCTGATCGTGCAGGCAACGCTTGGCTTTTCGTCGGCGATTCTCGATGCCGCCGCGCTCGGCTTCCTCGGCCTCGGCGTGCAACCGCCGTCGGCGGAGTGGGGCGCGATGCTCGCGTCGGCGCGCGATTACATCGACAGCGCATGGTGGATCGTCACGATGCCGGGCCTGTCCATCCTGATCTCGGTGCTTGCGATCAACCTGCTCGGCGACGGGCTGCGCGACGCGCTCGACCCCAAACTGAAACGGCTGGCCTGA
- a CDS encoding ABC transporter ATP-binding protein, with amino-acid sequence MSNLLTIRNLAVSFGGLPAVDRINLDVAPGEVVGVVGESGSGKSVTMMALMGLIDAPGKVSADEITFDGKNLLNASAKERRQIIGKDIAMVFQDALTSLNPSYTVGYQIKEVLKLHEGLRGAALEKRALELLDQVGIPDAKNRIGSFPHQMSGGMNQRVMIAMAIACNPKLLIADEPTTALDVTIQAQIMELLMRLQKERGMALVLISHDLAVVSEVAQRVAVMYAGEVIETNKVPDIFAAPHHPYTEALLAAIPEHNVGAVRLAALPGMVPGRDDRPKGCLFAPRCKYVVDDCVKGRPALAPLPAHAEFTRVRCIRPLNLEKDANVRTQGGDR; translated from the coding sequence ATGAGCAATCTACTGACCATCCGCAATCTCGCGGTCAGCTTCGGCGGCCTGCCCGCGGTCGACCGCATCAATCTCGACGTCGCGCCCGGCGAAGTGGTCGGCGTGGTCGGCGAATCGGGCTCGGGCAAGAGCGTAACGATGATGGCGCTGATGGGCCTGATCGACGCGCCCGGCAAGGTCTCCGCCGACGAAATCACGTTCGACGGCAAGAACCTGCTGAATGCCTCCGCGAAAGAACGCCGCCAGATCATCGGCAAGGACATCGCGATGGTGTTCCAGGACGCGCTGACGAGCCTGAATCCGAGCTACACGGTCGGCTATCAGATCAAGGAAGTGCTGAAGCTGCACGAAGGCCTGCGCGGCGCGGCGCTGGAAAAACGCGCGCTTGAACTGCTCGATCAGGTCGGCATCCCGGATGCGAAAAACCGCATTGGCTCGTTTCCGCACCAGATGTCGGGCGGCATGAACCAGCGCGTGATGATCGCGATGGCAATTGCCTGCAACCCGAAGCTGCTCATCGCCGACGAGCCGACCACCGCGCTCGACGTGACGATCCAGGCGCAGATCATGGAACTGCTGATGCGCCTGCAAAAGGAACGCGGCATGGCGCTCGTGCTGATTTCGCACGATCTGGCCGTGGTCTCCGAAGTCGCGCAGCGTGTCGCCGTGATGTACGCGGGCGAGGTGATCGAAACGAACAAGGTGCCGGACATCTTCGCCGCGCCGCATCATCCGTACACGGAAGCGCTGCTGGCCGCGATTCCCGAGCACAACGTGGGCGCAGTGCGGCTCGCGGCGCTGCCGGGCATGGTGCCGGGTCGCGACGACCGGCCCAAGGGGTGTCTGTTCGCGCCGCGCTGCAAGTACGTGGTCGACGACTGCGTGAAGGGCCGCCCCGCGCTCGCGCCGCTGCCCGCTCACGCCGAATTCACGCGCGTGCGCTGCATCAGGCCGCTGAACCTCGAGAAGGACGCCAACGTTCGCACGCAAGGAGGCGACCGATGA
- a CDS encoding ABC transporter substrate-binding protein produces the protein MKQNNLLRVARVSTLVAAAAASLLGATSAQAAGIPNKTLVYCSEGSPAGFDPAQYTTGVDFTANTFTVYNRLVEFERGGTKVEPGLAEKWDVSPDGKTYTFHLRHGVKFQTTAFFKPTREFNADDVVFSFQRMLDPNQPFRKAYPVQFPYFTDMGLDKLITSVEKVDPYTVKFTLKEVNAPFIQNLAMEYASILSAEYADQLLKAGKAADINQFPVGTGPFIFRSYTKDATIRFDGNPEYWKPDAVKISKLIFSITPDAGVRVQKIKRDECQVMSYPRPADIAPLKAQPNIDMPSQPGFNLGYLAYNVTHKPVDKLEVRQALDMAINKKAIIDSVYQGAGQLATNPMPPTQWSFVKGLPAASYDPAKAKDLLAKAGFPNGFDITLWAMPVQRAYNPNARLMAEMIQADWAKIGVKAKIVTYEWGEYIKRAHAGEHDSMLIGWTGDNGDPDNWLGTLLGCEAINGNNFSKWCYKPFDDLIQKGRTTSDVAARTKIYGDAQHIFAQQLPFSPIAHSTVYQPVSKKVVDMRIEPLGYARFDGVSVK, from the coding sequence ATGAAGCAAAACAATCTGTTGCGCGTTGCGCGTGTGTCTACGCTCGTCGCTGCCGCAGCGGCATCCCTGCTTGGCGCCACGAGCGCGCAGGCGGCCGGGATTCCGAACAAAACCCTCGTTTACTGCTCGGAAGGCAGTCCCGCGGGTTTCGATCCGGCCCAATACACGACGGGCGTCGACTTCACGGCCAACACGTTCACCGTCTATAACCGCCTCGTCGAATTCGAGCGCGGCGGCACCAAGGTCGAGCCGGGTCTCGCGGAAAAGTGGGACGTTTCGCCGGATGGCAAGACCTACACGTTCCATCTGCGTCATGGCGTGAAATTCCAGACCACCGCGTTCTTCAAGCCGACGCGTGAATTCAACGCGGACGACGTGGTCTTCTCGTTCCAGCGCATGCTCGACCCGAACCAGCCGTTCCGCAAGGCGTATCCGGTGCAGTTTCCGTACTTCACCGACATGGGCCTCGACAAGCTGATCACGAGCGTCGAGAAGGTCGACCCATATACGGTCAAGTTCACGCTGAAGGAAGTCAACGCGCCGTTCATCCAGAATCTGGCGATGGAATACGCGTCGATCCTGTCGGCTGAATATGCGGATCAGTTGCTGAAGGCGGGCAAGGCCGCCGACATCAACCAGTTCCCGGTCGGCACGGGGCCGTTCATCTTCCGCAGCTACACGAAGGATGCAACGATCCGCTTCGACGGCAATCCGGAGTATTGGAAGCCGGACGCGGTGAAGATCTCGAAGCTGATCTTCTCGATCACGCCGGACGCCGGCGTGCGCGTGCAGAAGATCAAGCGCGACGAATGCCAGGTGATGAGCTATCCGCGCCCGGCCGACATCGCGCCGCTGAAGGCCCAGCCGAACATCGACATGCCGTCGCAGCCGGGCTTCAACCTCGGCTACCTCGCGTACAACGTGACGCACAAGCCGGTCGACAAGCTCGAAGTGCGTCAGGCGCTCGACATGGCGATCAACAAGAAGGCGATCATCGACTCGGTCTACCAGGGCGCGGGCCAGCTGGCCACGAACCCGATGCCGCCGACGCAATGGTCGTTCGTCAAGGGCCTGCCGGCCGCCTCGTACGATCCGGCCAAGGCGAAGGACCTGCTCGCGAAGGCCGGCTTCCCGAACGGCTTCGACATCACGCTGTGGGCGATGCCGGTGCAGCGCGCGTACAACCCGAACGCGCGTCTGATGGCGGAAATGATCCAGGCGGACTGGGCGAAGATCGGCGTGAAGGCGAAGATCGTCACGTACGAGTGGGGTGAGTACATCAAGCGCGCGCACGCGGGCGAACACGACTCGATGCTGATCGGCTGGACCGGCGACAACGGCGATCCGGACAACTGGCTCGGCACGCTGCTCGGCTGCGAGGCGATCAACGGCAACAACTTCTCGAAGTGGTGCTACAAGCCGTTCGACGATCTGATCCAGAAGGGCCGCACGACTTCGGACGTGGCAGCGCGCACGAAGATCTACGGCGACGCGCAGCATATTTTCGCGCAGCAATTGCCGTTCTCGCCGATCGCCCACTCGACCGTCTATCAGCCGGTCAGCAAGAAGGTGGTCGACATGCGCATCGAACCGCTCGGCTACGCGCGCTTCGACGGCGTCAGCGTCAAGTAA